One genomic window of Psychrobacter cibarius includes the following:
- a CDS encoding TolC family protein translates to MKNLFSPKKLSPVRMLCRQIAILAVGTCFAMSTHAAVNDLRVDSLITQAIQTHPLVWSAKANQQSTIEGINAAKLSLLPTPSVSSGYDRDNDFVSQVTVRQPLWTAGKLTADVNQAIFDDKAAVEYIYEQQNLVAKTTIDAWQSYIQAIAQQEIHANGLKSLNDFEAMMQRRVSQGVSARIELDLVTNRILQEQTAYQAAVEQQRIAAARLEQIIGQPLSNASAMSLPNIKVLVDQAKQQSADFEKMAFDQISFYNPIIVKEHFQIESAKQGVEAQQAARYPTIYAQYEHAYYHEDSENDGKFSLGMSYTPGAGFSNLSLARASQAQVDSLVQTQEASRRGVIENIQVQYQQFVSAKDRETSLVAAVAGAQIVVSSYRRQFIAGRKSWLEVLNAVREHNDYQVQLAQTRADILGAFHRLQVDFGIMQWQKFGHNRKPVTLFRPIDPVKEWLNKQDKKNSSPTMGYRPEMNEEYIEIRLPAAMEESLNKGDLIMLNEDYSITPIVDQNDVRNN, encoded by the coding sequence ATGAAAAACCTGTTCAGCCCGAAAAAATTATCTCCTGTCCGAATGTTATGCCGTCAGATTGCGATTTTGGCAGTTGGTACATGTTTTGCCATGAGCACACATGCAGCCGTAAACGATTTACGAGTCGACAGTTTAATTACGCAAGCCATTCAGACGCATCCTTTAGTCTGGTCAGCCAAAGCAAATCAACAATCGACGATAGAAGGTATTAATGCTGCCAAATTAAGTCTGTTGCCGACGCCAAGTGTAAGCTCAGGCTACGATAGAGACAATGATTTTGTCTCACAGGTAACTGTCCGCCAGCCGTTATGGACAGCTGGTAAGCTGACAGCTGATGTCAATCAAGCGATATTCGATGATAAGGCCGCGGTAGAATATATTTATGAGCAACAAAACCTAGTGGCCAAAACGACGATCGATGCTTGGCAGAGTTATATTCAGGCCATCGCACAACAAGAGATTCATGCTAATGGCTTAAAGTCGCTTAACGATTTTGAAGCCATGATGCAGCGCCGTGTCAGTCAGGGTGTGTCTGCTCGGATTGAGCTTGATTTAGTGACTAACCGTATATTGCAGGAGCAAACTGCCTATCAAGCGGCCGTTGAACAGCAACGTATCGCCGCCGCCAGACTTGAGCAGATTATTGGTCAGCCACTGTCTAACGCCAGTGCAATGAGTCTACCGAATATCAAGGTGTTGGTGGATCAAGCCAAACAGCAGTCAGCGGATTTTGAAAAAATGGCTTTTGATCAAATCAGTTTTTATAACCCCATCATCGTAAAAGAACACTTTCAAATTGAATCCGCCAAGCAAGGCGTTGAGGCACAGCAGGCAGCACGATATCCTACTATTTATGCCCAATACGAACATGCTTACTATCATGAAGACAGTGAAAATGATGGAAAATTCTCATTAGGCATGAGTTATACACCAGGGGCTGGCTTTTCTAACCTTTCGTTAGCACGAGCATCACAAGCACAAGTTGATAGCCTAGTGCAAACCCAAGAAGCATCGCGCCGTGGCGTAATAGAGAACATTCAGGTGCAATATCAGCAGTTTGTGAGTGCCAAAGACCGAGAGACCTCATTAGTCGCTGCCGTGGCAGGTGCACAAATTGTGGTGAGCTCTTATCGTAGGCAATTTATTGCTGGCCGTAAATCGTGGCTTGAAGTGTTAAATGCCGTGCGTGAACACAATGATTATCAAGTACAGCTGGCGCAAACACGTGCAGATATACTGGGTGCTTTCCATAGATTACAAGTAGATTTTGGCATTATGCAATGGCAGAAATTTGGACACAACCGTAAGCCTGTGACACTGTTTAGACCGATAGATCCCGTAAAAGAATGGCTCAACAAGCAAGATAAAAAAAATTCGAGCCCTACCATGGGTTATCGACCAGAGATGAATGAAGAGTATATAGAAATCAGGCTGCCTGCTGCTATGGAAGAGAGTCTTAATAAAGGCGACCTTATTATGCTGAATGAAGATTACAGCATTACACCTATAGTTGACCAAAATGATGTCAGAAATAATTAA
- a CDS encoding Ig-like domain-containing protein, producing MSTITVKVNTQNETVAEHKVVTKQGTPTTIKAADKINYELLDETTGRAPNHIVTKRIDKDLHISFENDSLDPDLIIEGFYDDVDSALIGVAEDGSYYYYVPDTGEVADYVTELQIGDIQGQALGGNAQATPWWVGATEAESFDALPWLVGLAGVGLIGAALGSSDNDNNNSDNRPSIDITAPDAPTDLVISEDGSKVTGKGEPGANVEITDPNGTTIGEGIVNENGEFEVDLVPPQVDGEEIEATLTDNAGNTSDSTNIVAPDLTAPDAPTAEINPEGTLITGTTEPDAIVSVDTNGDGAPDYTVTADEDGNYEVDTSDMPLVDGETITVTATDIAGNKSEPTDILAEDTAAPDAPTDITVGNGDGFLSTAEIDIDGNVDVVIGLPDNAVAGDTLIVNGEEQVITDADITANQVTVKVPAPAEGDTLDITASIKDAAGNESAALTETIGVVDTTAPDNTSTTITIDSLTDDNIINSQEAAAQVTITGQVAGDVTIGDAVTVTVNGIKSTGIVGANGLFSVEVAGSDLAADTNVRVSIEATDAAGNTGTVTQDKAYTVDTAAPDAPTDITVGNGDGFLSTAEIDIDGNVDVVIGLPDNAVAGDTLIVNGEEQVITDADITANQVTVKVPAPAEGDTLDITASIKDAAGNESAALTETIGVVDTTAPDNTSTTITIDSLTDDNIINSQEAAAQVTITGQVAGDVTIGDAVTVTVNGIKSTGIVGANGLFSVEVAGSDLAADTNVRVSIEATDAAGNTGTVTQDKAYTVDTTAPDNTSTTITIDSLTDDNIINSQEAAAQVTITGQVAGDFTIGDAVTVTVNGIKSTGTVGANGLFSVEVAGSDLAADTNVRVSIEATDAAGNTGTVTQDKAYTVDTAAPDAPTDITVGNGDGFLSAVEIDIDGNVDVVIGLPDNAVAGDTLIVNGEEQVITDADITANQVTVKVPAPAEGDTLDITASIKDAAGNESAALTETIGVVDTTAPDNTSTTITIDSLTDDNIINSQEAAAQVTITGQVAGDVTIGDAVTVTVNGIKSTGIVGANGLFSVEVAGSDLAADTNVRVSIEATDAAGNTGTVTQDKAYTVDTTAPDAPIASFIVTDNVANDGSGDILDIPEIIQAGEVTNDNTPSITIPAGTLGVDEIAQLVVDGKVVEATIVENADGTITLTPNTALAEGTHDISYNLKDSAGNESGNGPVVNITVDTTAPGGQDGATQVAPVIAIPEAEEGINADEIADGIQTQITLPTGTLAGDSITLTVTPTGGGAPIEVTHTVTATEATSGISDVTIPSDPNGIIEDGDYSIVATVTDKAGNSSTPSTALDIIIDTVAVLTVDRPIAGDNVVNADEAIDGFNVTGTGTAGDTITLTYGINGELGTAVVGANGKWSITVTEQNIANMNQGLETLTITANDPAGNVSSETADITIVPATALTITSPIAGDNIVNADEAVNGFNVTGTGAVGDTITLTNQAGDIIGTAVVGVNNKWSIAIGSAQVAAMGEGAEILTATSTVGSDVTKATITIDTIAPNDTTTEIIIDDVTGDNVINAIEAEGSIAVTGTVSGDYREGDALTMTVNGVIYSGVVDLAGNFSIEVPGAALVADADKRIEVSITATDKAGNTSIVNTTKDYVVNTTEIIAAADNFVDLQLVANPLEIPNEKPSDLNKTGFTVVGASLGPVLGAGVVADVIKNSVVLEVGENQVREVTVKGNAGGVQVVGTMDLSLYKLNESTNEWELQEVKENWVVSYLLGGVSKDTDFSLDEGQWLFVMSGGEGVSALTGYTLQFEKDVVLDYSQATEVSGSVTGNILDDEDSSFSYDELPSGTTVISITSVNGVEELETGSNTIQGQYGTLTISPDGTYDYKVNDDFRGPYGSEESFTYTIASPDGNTASADLTIQLNILPADKQIKIDESLVVDIEPTVTLDTADSDIKDAVGFGVLDLSLGSSSVLDLELLGGKPPLEFTVGDNQVRELTLHGSGGGVDIAKTYSMAVYKLDESTGQYVQVHFEKNWFNVPLLGGRSDPLTLKFGEGDYKAVLLTAGGVGVLSGNGLYVDYDKIYDYNSPSSFMGQIAGDATPDASTVILKVGETLVTSGSPMTYQGKYGQLTIDANGEYTYSVNNNASDPNWQPPYGEVDSFRLVTKDANGKATVETLNIKISTHTAVDDFNKVAVQTQNTVTNISINEPDKIGDYGKSYSKEFEIAEHDAAAPIVIEATASSLNILGGSNITITYTLLNTTTGESFTGSVEGTKASASLSASLPDLPAGNYELTITTNKGNLQSISFDTTVIHSADYTADDVIAVAGSLIAGNDNDQGLSNITEIKVGNKSVFISDPNQGAKSIDIEGLYGTLTVSKDGSYSYLPNGESFGIESFTYQTTSVTGVKGTASLEINVGKNITASIYDDIAVGSAADDSFTMGSGADTLIFNNLNGTEGGNGNNGVDIWTDFSEAQGDKIDLTGLLDGNQTSGNIGDYLAYENGVLMVDRNGNTEYEALLQVTATDLNELLSSIDWQVGVTGRAIGEDGIETANNNADVSFMSFNEDTDVFNLTGSEQTISFSDIFETEMIDISGTGANTLNIREEDIVNAKVSNPIYVKGDSDDTVDLQGSDWANTGQTVTDNAGQTYNVWQIENNLSSQVYIDTEIANVI from the coding sequence ATGAGCACTATCACTGTCAAAGTAAACACGCAAAATGAAACGGTTGCTGAACACAAGGTCGTCACAAAGCAGGGCACACCTACTACAATAAAAGCCGCCGATAAAATTAATTATGAGCTCCTTGATGAAACAACTGGTCGAGCTCCGAACCATATTGTTACTAAGCGAATAGATAAAGATCTTCATATTTCTTTTGAAAATGACAGTCTAGATCCTGATCTCATTATTGAAGGATTCTATGATGATGTTGATAGCGCGCTCATTGGCGTCGCTGAAGATGGTAGTTATTATTACTATGTTCCTGATACAGGTGAAGTGGCAGATTATGTCACTGAGCTACAGATAGGCGATATACAAGGTCAGGCGCTAGGTGGGAATGCCCAAGCGACTCCTTGGTGGGTAGGTGCTACAGAAGCTGAGAGCTTTGATGCATTGCCATGGCTAGTTGGTCTTGCAGGAGTAGGGTTAATAGGCGCTGCTCTAGGTAGTAGTGATAATGATAACAATAATAGTGACAATAGGCCTTCAATTGATATCACAGCTCCCGATGCGCCAACAGATTTAGTAATCAGTGAAGATGGTAGTAAAGTAACGGGTAAGGGTGAGCCAGGTGCCAACGTTGAAATAACAGATCCAAATGGTACTACCATTGGGGAAGGTATAGTTAATGAAAATGGTGAATTTGAAGTTGACTTGGTTCCACCGCAAGTAGATGGAGAAGAAATAGAAGCAACCTTAACAGATAATGCAGGGAATACTTCTGATTCCACCAATATAGTGGCTCCTGATTTAACCGCGCCTGATGCGCCAACCGCTGAGATTAATCCTGAAGGTACGCTTATTACAGGAACTACTGAGCCGGATGCCATTGTTAGTGTAGACACAAATGGTGATGGCGCTCCTGACTATACAGTGACTGCCGACGAAGATGGTAACTATGAGGTGGACACCAGTGATATGCCACTAGTCGATGGTGAGACTATCACTGTGACGGCCACTGATATAGCGGGGAATAAGTCTGAGCCTACTGATATTTTGGCAGAAGACACCGCCGCGCCTGATGCGCCAACCGACATTACCGTCGGCAATGGTGACGGCTTCCTCAGCACCGCAGAAATTGATATTGATGGCAACGTAGACGTTGTCATAGGCCTTCCTGATAATGCCGTCGCTGGTGATACCCTCATCGTCAATGGTGAAGAGCAAGTGATAACCGACGCCGACATCACCGCAAATCAGGTGACCGTAAAAGTCCCAGCACCAGCTGAAGGAGACACCCTTGATATCACTGCCAGCATTAAAGATGCTGCTGGTAACGAATCCGCAGCATTGACCGAAACCATCGGTGTGGTAGACACCACCGCGCCTGATAACACCAGCACCACAATCACCATCGACAGCCTAACCGATGACAACATCATCAACAGCCAAGAAGCCGCCGCTCAGGTCACGATTACCGGTCAAGTGGCAGGGGACGTCACCATAGGCGATGCCGTTACCGTAACCGTGAATGGCATCAAGAGCACTGGTATAGTTGGTGCTAATGGCCTATTCAGTGTTGAGGTTGCCGGTAGCGACCTTGCTGCTGATACCAACGTGCGCGTGAGCATTGAAGCCACGGATGCAGCAGGCAACACAGGGACAGTGACTCAGGACAAAGCCTATACTGTGGACACCGCCGCGCCTGATGCGCCAACCGACATTACCGTCGGCAATGGTGACGGCTTCCTCAGCACCGCAGAAATTGATATTGATGGCAACGTAGACGTTGTCATAGGCCTTCCTGATAATGCCGTCGCTGGTGATACCCTCATCGTCAATGGTGAAGAGCAAGTGATAACCGACGCCGACATCACCGCAAATCAGGTGACCGTAAAAGTCCCAGCACCAGCTGAAGGAGACACCCTTGATATCACTGCCAGCATTAAAGATGCTGCTGGTAACGAATCCGCAGCATTGACCGAAACCATCGGTGTGGTAGACACCACCGCGCCTGATAACACCAGCACCACAATCACCATCGACAGCCTAACCGATGACAACATCATCAACAGCCAAGAAGCCGCCGCTCAGGTCACGATTACCGGTCAAGTGGCAGGGGACGTCACCATAGGCGATGCCGTTACCGTAACCGTGAATGGCATCAAGAGCACTGGTATAGTTGGTGCCAATGGCCTATTCAGTGTTGAGGTTGCCGGTAGCGACCTTGCTGCTGATACCAACGTGCGCGTGAGCATTGAAGCCACGGATGCAGCAGGCAACACAGGGACAGTGACTCAGGACAAAGCCTATACTGTAGACACCACCGCGCCTGATAACACCAGCACCACAATCACCATCGACAGCCTAACCGATGACAACATCATCAACAGCCAAGAAGCCGCCGCTCAGGTCACGATTACCGGTCAAGTGGCAGGGGACTTCACCATAGGCGATGCCGTTACCGTAACCGTTAATGGCATCAAGAGCACTGGTACAGTTGGTGCTAATGGCCTATTCAGTGTTGAGGTTGCTGGTAGCGACCTTGCTGCTGATACCAACGTGCGCGTGAGCATTGAAGCCACGGATGCAGCAGGCAACACAGGGACAGTGACTCAGGACAAAGCCTATACTGTGGACACCGCCGCGCCTGATGCGCCAACCGACATTACCGTCGGCAATGGTGACGGCTTCCTCAGCGCAGTAGAAATTGATATTGATGGCAACGTAGACGTTGTCATAGGCCTTCCTGATAATGCCGTCGCTGGTGATACCCTCATCGTCAATGGTGAAGAGCAAGTGATAACCGACGCCGACATCACCGCAAATCAGGTGACCGTAAAAGTCCCAGCACCAGCTGAAGGAGACACCCTTGATATCACTGCCAGCATTAAAGATGCTGCTGGTAACGAATCCGCAGCATTGACCGAAACCATCGGTGTGGTAGACACCACCGCGCCTGATAACACCAGCACCACAATCACCATCGACAGCCTAACCGATGACAACATCATCAACAGCCAAGAAGCCGCCGCTCAGGTCACGATTACCGGTCAAGTGGCAGGGGACGTCACCATAGGCGATGCCGTTACCGTAACCGTGAATGGCATCAAGAGCACTGGTATAGTTGGTGCCAATGGCCTATTCAGTGTTGAGGTTGCCGGTAGCGACCTTGCTGCTGATACCAACGTGCGCGTGAGCATTGAAGCCACGGATGCAGCAGGCAACACAGGGACAGTGACTCAGGACAAAGCCTATACTGTGGACACCACCGCGCCTGATGCGCCAATAGCATCCTTTATTGTTACTGATAACGTTGCCAATGATGGCAGTGGAGATATCTTAGATATTCCAGAAATCATCCAAGCAGGTGAGGTCACCAATGACAACACCCCAAGTATCACCATTCCTGCTGGCACCTTAGGCGTTGATGAAATTGCTCAACTAGTTGTTGATGGTAAAGTGGTTGAGGCAACCATCGTAGAAAATGCTGATGGTACCATCACCTTGACTCCAAATACTGCCTTAGCAGAAGGTACGCATGATATCAGCTACAACCTTAAAGACAGTGCTGGAAACGAAAGTGGCAATGGCCCAGTAGTGAATATCACCGTCGACACTACTGCACCTGGCGGTCAAGACGGCGCCACCCAAGTTGCCCCAGTCATAGCCATACCAGAAGCTGAGGAGGGCATCAACGCTGACGAGATTGCCGATGGCATTCAAACTCAAATTACCCTGCCGACAGGTACTCTAGCAGGTGATAGCATCACTCTAACCGTGACGCCAACGGGTGGAGGCGCTCCAATAGAAGTCACGCACACTGTCACAGCTACTGAAGCCACATCTGGCATCTCAGATGTCACCATACCTAGTGACCCTAACGGTATTATCGAAGATGGCGATTATAGTATTGTTGCCACGGTAACAGACAAAGCGGGTAACAGCAGCACGCCAAGTACCGCATTAGATATCATCATTGATACGGTTGCAGTATTAACTGTCGACAGACCTATTGCAGGCGATAACGTCGTTAATGCTGACGAAGCCATCGATGGCTTTAATGTGACGGGTACTGGTACGGCAGGCGATACGATTACCTTAACTTATGGGATAAATGGTGAGCTTGGTACAGCCGTTGTAGGAGCTAATGGCAAATGGTCTATTACTGTCACTGAGCAAAACATTGCCAACATGAATCAAGGGCTAGAAACCTTGACGATCACTGCTAACGATCCAGCAGGTAACGTTAGTTCTGAGACCGCTGATATTACTATTGTTCCAGCTACGGCCTTGACTATTACCTCTCCAATTGCTGGTGACAATATTGTCAATGCTGATGAAGCCGTTAATGGCTTTAATGTGACAGGTACTGGTGCGGTAGGCGATACCATCACTTTAACCAACCAAGCAGGCGATATTATTGGCACTGCGGTTGTGGGAGTCAATAACAAATGGAGCATTGCTATTGGCTCGGCACAAGTTGCTGCCATGGGAGAAGGCGCTGAGATTCTGACAGCGACATCTACAGTTGGCTCTGATGTTACTAAAGCGACGATTACTATCGATACCATTGCTCCTAATGATACTACTACTGAGATTATCATTGATGATGTGACTGGCGATAACGTTATCAATGCGATAGAGGCGGAAGGTAGTATCGCTGTTACTGGCACCGTTTCTGGTGATTATCGTGAAGGCGACGCTTTGACGATGACGGTTAATGGCGTGATCTATTCAGGTGTGGTAGACCTTGCTGGTAATTTTAGTATTGAAGTGCCAGGTGCGGCTCTGGTGGCCGATGCTGATAAGCGTATTGAAGTGAGTATTACAGCAACCGATAAAGCAGGTAATACAAGTATTGTAAATACCACCAAAGACTATGTAGTTAATACTACTGAAATCATCGCCGCCGCTGATAATTTTGTGGATTTACAATTAGTTGCTAATCCGCTAGAAATACCGAATGAGAAACCATCAGATTTGAATAAGACAGGCTTTACCGTGGTTGGTGCAAGTTTAGGGCCAGTACTAGGAGCAGGCGTTGTCGCTGATGTCATCAAAAACTCAGTGGTACTTGAGGTAGGTGAAAATCAAGTGCGCGAAGTGACTGTCAAAGGTAATGCTGGCGGTGTACAGGTTGTTGGCACTATGGACTTGAGCTTATATAAATTGAACGAGTCTACAAATGAATGGGAGCTACAGGAAGTAAAAGAAAACTGGGTGGTGTCCTATTTATTAGGTGGGGTGTCCAAAGATACTGATTTTAGCTTAGATGAAGGTCAATGGCTCTTTGTGATGTCTGGTGGTGAAGGTGTCTCGGCACTGACAGGTTATACTTTACAGTTTGAAAAAGATGTGGTTTTAGACTATTCCCAAGCAACGGAAGTCAGTGGCTCAGTTACAGGAAATATTTTAGATGATGAAGACTCCAGCTTTAGTTATGACGAATTGCCAAGTGGTACCACAGTTATTTCAATAACTTCTGTGAATGGTGTAGAAGAACTTGAAACAGGTAGTAACACCATTCAAGGACAATATGGAACACTGACAATATCGCCTGATGGTACTTATGATTATAAGGTTAATGACGACTTCCGTGGACCTTATGGCAGTGAGGAGAGTTTCACTTATACGATTGCATCACCAGACGGTAATACCGCGTCTGCAGATCTCACTATTCAGTTGAATATACTCCCTGCTGACAAACAAATTAAGATAGATGAAAGCTTAGTCGTCGATATTGAGCCCACCGTAACCTTAGATACAGCGGATTCTGACATTAAAGATGCTGTTGGTTTTGGGGTTCTTGACTTAAGTCTTGGATCGTCGTCAGTGTTGGATCTTGAGCTATTAGGAGGCAAGCCGCCACTTGAGTTTACGGTCGGTGATAACCAAGTGCGTGAGCTCACCTTACATGGTAGCGGTGGTGGAGTAGATATTGCAAAAACTTACAGCATGGCTGTTTATAAGCTAGATGAAAGTACGGGGCAATATGTACAAGTGCACTTTGAGAAAAACTGGTTCAATGTTCCATTGCTTGGTGGAAGATCAGATCCATTGACTCTAAAGTTTGGTGAAGGTGACTATAAAGCCGTTTTATTAACCGCAGGCGGTGTCGGAGTACTCAGTGGCAATGGCTTATATGTAGATTACGATAAAATCTATGACTACAACTCACCATCTAGTTTTATGGGTCAGATAGCAGGGGATGCAACCCCAGATGCTAGTACCGTGATACTCAAAGTTGGCGAAACGTTGGTCACTTCAGGCTCGCCTATGACTTATCAAGGTAAGTACGGACAGCTCACCATCGATGCAAATGGCGAGTACACCTATAGCGTAAACAATAATGCTAGTGATCCTAATTGGCAGCCGCCGTATGGTGAGGTTGACTCATTCAGGTTAGTGACTAAAGACGCCAATGGTAAAGCTACGGTTGAAACTCTAAATATCAAGATCAGCACTCATACTGCGGTTGATGATTTTAATAAAGTGGCAGTACAAACGCAAAATACGGTAACCAATATCAGTATTAATGAACCAGACAAAATAGGTGATTATGGCAAATCTTATTCAAAAGAATTTGAGATCGCTGAACATGATGCCGCTGCCCCAATTGTTATAGAAGCTACCGCTAGTTCTCTTAATATTCTTGGTGGTTCTAATATAACTATTACCTATACATTATTAAATACCACAACTGGTGAGAGCTTTACTGGATCAGTGGAAGGGACAAAAGCCAGTGCATCATTGAGCGCTTCATTACCTGATTTGCCTGCAGGTAATTATGAGCTGACGATTACTACTAACAAAGGCAACTTACAGAGTATATCTTTTGATACCACAGTCATCCATTCAGCAGATTATACAGCCGATGACGTGATTGCTGTTGCTGGCTCCTTGATTGCTGGTAATGATAATGATCAAGGGCTGAGTAATATCACTGAAATCAAAGTTGGGAATAAGTCTGTCTTTATCAGTGACCCAAATCAAGGCGCAAAATCGATTGATATCGAAGGCTTGTATGGCACTTTGACTGTTTCTAAAGATGGTAGCTATAGCTATCTACCAAATGGTGAGAGCTTTGGGATTGAAAGTTTTACTTATCAAACCACCTCTGTGACAGGTGTCAAAGGAACTGCTTCATTAGAAATAAATGTTGGCAAAAACATAACAGCTTCTATTTATGATGATATCGCAGTTGGATCTGCTGCCGATGATAGTTTCACTATGGGGTCAGGTGCTGACACCTTAATATTTAATAATTTAAATGGCACAGAAGGTGGTAATGGCAATAACGGTGTTGATATCTGGACCGATTTTAGCGAAGCGCAAGGTGATAAGATCGACCTTACTGGATTACTTGATGGTAACCAAACATCAGGTAATATCGGCGACTACCTTGCTTACGAAAATGGCGTTCTTATGGTAGATCGTAATGGTAATACCGAATATGAAGCGTTGTTGCAAGTGACAGCGACGGATCTCAACGAGTTATTAAGCAGTATTGATTGGCAAGTCGGTGTGACAGGCAGAGCAATTGGTGAGGACGGTATCGAGACTGCCAATAACAATGCTGACGTATCATTTATGAGCTTCAATGAAGACACTGATGTTTTCAATTTGACGGGATCTGAGCAGACCATCAGTTTCTCAGATATCTTTGAAACCGAAATGATTGATATCAGTGGAACTGGTGCCAATACTTTAAATATTCGAGAGGAAGATATCGTCAACGCCAAAGTGTCAAATCCTATCTATGTTAAAGGTGACAGTGACGATACTGTTGACTTGCAAGGTAGCGATTGGGCAAATACAGGTCAAACAGTGACTGATAATGCAGGACAGACATATAACGTATGGCAGATAGAAAACAACCTTTCTTCTCAAGTTTACATTGATACTGAAATTGCCAACGTCATCTAA
- a CDS encoding OmpA family protein — MDSRNLLLPVTLCAAMSLLGCQTVKNERMSFDSDSHYQVKQAVWDKNGELFRVPIDSNLKTNESRIVVFRHADDSENQNNINISIGRDEVFHTSLQNGYYSEKIICHGSQLISASILDKESGKIVSYSESYPLVPQTTTYLKISLSKAGNPAIQQVSADEALSLLNQSMRQNHQISRVLSNCNTANQMLPQTSLQSSSTNNQIKIKNPKQFNILFDFDSADMTSNNHAVLDGMVDFIHSYPKSDVTLEGHTDSRGSESYNLKLSQSRANLVKDILIDQYGIEAMRLSAIGYGESMPIDTNDTEQGRQNNRRVVATVSQDNQPN; from the coding sequence ATGGATAGCAGAAATTTACTATTACCAGTAACACTTTGTGCAGCAATGAGCCTATTAGGCTGTCAAACGGTAAAAAATGAGCGAATGTCATTTGATTCTGACTCTCATTATCAAGTTAAACAAGCTGTGTGGGACAAAAATGGCGAATTGTTTCGCGTACCCATCGACAGTAATTTGAAAACCAATGAGAGTAGGATTGTTGTTTTTCGTCATGCTGATGATAGTGAGAATCAAAATAATATCAATATAAGTATTGGGCGTGATGAGGTTTTTCATACCAGTCTACAGAATGGCTACTATTCAGAAAAAATTATTTGCCATGGCTCTCAGCTTATCAGTGCTTCTATCTTAGATAAAGAAAGCGGTAAGATTGTTTCTTATTCTGAGAGTTATCCGCTTGTACCTCAAACAACGACGTATTTAAAAATAAGTCTATCAAAGGCAGGTAACCCTGCTATTCAGCAAGTATCAGCTGATGAAGCCTTGTCATTATTAAATCAAAGTATGCGTCAAAACCATCAAATAAGCCGTGTTTTATCAAATTGTAATACGGCAAACCAAATGCTACCGCAAACCTCTCTCCAAAGTTCTTCGACTAACAATCAAATAAAAATTAAAAATCCTAAGCAATTCAATATATTGTTTGATTTTGATAGTGCAGATATGACAAGTAATAATCATGCTGTGCTAGATGGTATGGTGGATTTTATTCATTCTTATCCAAAATCGGACGTTACCTTAGAAGGTCACACCGATAGCAGAGGGTCTGAAAGTTATAATCTCAAGCTTTCTCAGTCCCGTGCAAACCTCGTTAAAGATATTTTAATAGATCAATATGGTATTGAAGCTATGCGTTTAAGCGCTATAGGTTATGGCGAATCTATGCCTATCGACACCAATGACACTGAGCAGGGACGGCAAAATAACCGCCGAGTTGTTGCTACTGTTAGCCAAGACAACCAACCAAATTAA
- a CDS encoding cupin domain-containing protein, whose amino-acid sequence MLINADFTRRAALTPEQHQWIKSPQNGVERVMLDRVGAEKARATSLVRYAPNSYFPHHLHPYGEEILVLSGTFSADDKHYPAGWYLRNPPTSGHKPYSDEGAVIFVKLRQMPADEPHYVAINTKDKAHWQQQGSRDVCLLFSGDNEQVSLQRIKAGELLFNEAVCGGAEILVLAGELIDEGQVYQRSGWIRLPAGEHAQIQAGSEGATVYLKTGHLMQVIGL is encoded by the coding sequence ATGCTTATTAATGCAGACTTTACTCGCCGCGCTGCCCTTACACCTGAACAACACCAGTGGATTAAGTCACCACAAAATGGGGTAGAGCGCGTGATGCTTGACCGTGTGGGTGCAGAAAAAGCACGTGCCACTAGCCTTGTACGCTATGCACCCAATTCTTATTTTCCGCATCATCTACATCCATATGGTGAAGAGATTTTAGTATTGTCAGGTACTTTTTCTGCAGATGACAAACATTACCCAGCAGGTTGGTATTTGCGCAATCCACCGACCTCAGGACACAAGCCCTATAGTGATGAAGGCGCAGTGATTTTCGTCAAGCTACGTCAAATGCCAGCTGATGAACCTCATTATGTGGCTATCAATACTAAAGATAAGGCTCATTGGCAACAACAGGGCAGCCGTGATGTTTGTCTTCTATTCTCGGGTGATAATGAGCAAGTGAGTTTGCAGCGTATCAAGGCAGGCGAGTTACTGTTTAATGAGGCAGTCTGTGGCGGTGCAGAAATACTGGTGTTAGCAGGCGAGTTGATAGATGAGGGTCAAGTTTATCAGCGCAGCGGCTGGATACGTCTGCCAGCAGGTGAGCATGCGCAAATACAGGCAGGATCTGAAGGAGCTACAGTGTATCTCAAGACAGGGCATTTAATGCAAGTGATAGGGTTGTAA